In the genome of Lentisphaera araneosa HTCC2155, the window GATGCAGATGCTAAACAGCTCGAAGAGATTGCTTTAGCTGACGATGATGTAAAATCGCGTATCGAAGGTAAAACAGTGAGAAAAATCATCGCTGTCCCCGGTCGATTAGTCAATATTGTCGCTACGTAAAACTCTATTCAGAGTTTGTCAAAAAGGTCATAAGTTCAAACTTATGACCTTTTTTCTTGCTCCTCTGTTAATATTCATGAGAAAGAAGCGTATTGTGAAAAAATATAAACGGAGTTTGTCATGAAAAAATTATTTCTTTTAAGTTTGTTTACACTCAATAGTGCTCTTTTTGGCCACGGCTTTGACGAGTGGTACCAAGAGTTGAACGAAGAACAAAAAGCCCTCGTAAGTAAAGAATTCAATAGTTCTGAGCGAACTCAATGGCATTACGTTCCCATGAAAGAACGTAAGGGCTTAGCGATTTCCGCAATGAGCCAAGAACAAAGCGATGAGATGTTTCATATTATGGCACACGTTTTTTCCAAACAAGGAATCAACAAAGTTAAAGCCGTTATTGAAATGGAAAAAATCCTAAGAGAAGTTGAAGGCGATCACCGCGATCCAAAAAAATTCTACTTCACGCTCTTTGGAAAAATGAATCAAGGAAAATGGGGCTTTAGCTTTGAAGGTCATCATATCTCTGTGAACTTCACTTTTAATGATAAAGAACTCATTAGTGGCACCCCCCTCTTCTTTGGTGCGAATCCCGCAAAAATATTCAAGAACTCAAGTTCTACTCTTAAAGAAGGTGAACGCCCCCTCGCGTTTGCGGAAGACGCAGCTTTTGACTTAGTTAAGTCTTTTGACTCTAAACAAAAAGCTTTAGCGCACAAAGAAAAAGTTCAAATGCGCGACATGAAAGAAGGTAAGAAAGCTTTTCCAGGCGAATACGATAAGGACGGAATTAAGTGGCCCCAACTCAAGGCTTCTCAGCAGCAAGCTTTAATGACACTCATTAACCAAGCTTATATTAATGACCTCAATGAGCATTATGCTTCTCAAGTCATGAAAGAAATTGAGCAAGACAAAAATAATATACGCTTTACTTATTACGGGGGAACTAACTTGCAGGAGCCTCACCACTATCAAATTATTGGTAGCGATATAGTTCTTCTCTTGTTCAATACGCAAAATGGAACTCAAAAGACTCCCGTTAATCACGTTCACCAAATTTGGCGTAGTCGTAAATCTGATTTTGGTGGTAAGTAGACTACTTAAAGTCTTTATTCAAAATCAATTTTGCCGCAGATTGCCTTAGGCCATAGACCATGGCATTCTGCTCGTATTTTTTCGTTAACAGCAAGGCTTGTTCCAAAGTTATATTGAGGATAAAAAAACTATCTTCAATTGGCCAATCGGTATCTCGCCCCTTTCCTAGAGCAAAGTGATATTTGTAAGCTTTTAGGTCCGCTGATAAAGCTTCATTTCTCTTTTGGTTCTCTTCTTTTGACAAAAGTTTTGAGTAAGGGTTATGAGCGGTAATCAATGCCCACGATTCAACTTTGCGGCTATCGCAAAAGCTCAAGAGGTCCTCACCACATTGATCGATTTTGATACATAAATCGAATTCGGGAACCAAGTAATCCGTCTCTTTATAAGCCTGTATTAAATCATCCATTAATACAGCTTTTCTTTGAGTTCTTTAATTTTATCTCTTAATTCAGCGGCGCGTTCAAATTCCAAAGCTTCTGCAGCCTTAATCATTTCATTCTTTAAATCACGTAAAAGCTCTTCACTAATATCTTCTTCACGGAGCTCGAGGATAGACTCTTTTTTATTTTTACGCTTACCGGGAACGCTACTGCCTCCTGAGAATAAACTTTCCTGCTCTTTACGAATAATTGTTTGAGGAGTTATGCCATGCTCCTCATTATATTGCATTTGCTTCTCACGTCTCTTGCCCGTTTCATCGAGAAAACGTCGCATACTCCCAGTCATTGTATCGGCATAAAGAATACAAGAACCATTGGCATTTCGAGCGGCACGGCCAGCGATCTGCAAAAGAGCCGTAGTCGAACGTAAAAAACCTTCTTTGTCTGCATCGAGAACGGCTACTAAAGAAACCTCAGGTAAGTCCATACCTTCTCGCAGTAGATTAATACCAATTACCACATCAATCTCTCCCGAACGAAGTTCCCGCAAGATTTCAATTCTTTCAATTGTGTCAATCCCCGAGTGAATATAGGTACATTTAACTCCTAGATCCTGTAAATAATCACTTAGATCTTCTGAAGTCTTCTTGGTCAAACAAGTCACAATAACGCGCTCATTCTTTTTCGAGCGATCCCTTATTTCGGCAAGCAAATCATCCACTTGCCCTTTAAGAGGACGAATTTCTACGACTGGATCCACTAAGCCCGTAGGACGTACAACTAACTCAACGACATCCGAACTCTTATCAATTTCATAATTTGCGGGAGTCGCAGAAACAAAAACTGTCTGTCCCATTTTTGCCTCAAATTCCTCAAATTTCATCGGACGGTTATCCAATGCGGAAGGTAAACGAAAGCCGTGTTCAACGAGGCTTGATTTACGACTTTTATCGCCGTTATACATCGCTCTAAATTGTGGGATGGTGACGTGACTCTCATCGACAATAGTTAAATAATCATCGGGGAAAAAATCGATCAATGTAAAAGGGCGTGAACCAATCGGCCGTCCCGTGACGTAACGTGAGTAGTTCTCAATACCTTGGCAATAACCAAGCTCAGCAACCATTTCCATATCGTAATTGGTGCGTTGGTAAATTCGTTGTGCTTCAACCAATTTGCCCTCATTCTCAAATTTCGACACTTGATCATCGAGCTCTTCAAGAACTTGTGGCACCATCTTCTCTAAGCGATCTTTCGATGTGGCAAAGTGTGATGCAGGGAAAATAAGTGTATGTGACATGCCTTCTAAGACATTGTGATTCAATTCATCTCGTAAACTGATCTCATCTATTTCGTCACCAAAAAACTCTATCCGAATATAATCGTCTTTGTATGAAGGAAAAATATTGACCACATCACCGCTGACCGAAAATTCACCGCGACTCGGAGCCGTATCATTGCGTTCATAGCGGCTCTCAATTAATAAGTGTATGAGTTCGTCGCGATCCATTTCATCTCCCACAGCAAGCTTCACACTCATGCGCGTTAGCATTTCTGGATCACCTAAGCCATAGATACAAGACACAGAGGCAATCACTATCACATCCCTTCGCTCGAGTAAGGAACAGGTAGCGGAAAGACGGAATTTCTCAATTTCATCATTTACGGAACTATCTTTGGCAATATAAGTATCCGTTTGCGGGATATAGGCTTCGGGTTGGTAATAATCAAAGTAAGAGACAAAATACTCAACTCGATTCTTTGGAAAGAAATGCTTAAACTCACTAAAGAGCTGTGCCGCTAAAGTTTTATTTTGAGCCAGTATCAAAACGGGGCGCCCAGCCTGTTCTACGATGTTGGCCACAGTAAAAGTCTTACCCGAACCAGTAACACCAAGGAGCGTTTGAAACTGCTGACTAGACTCAAGTCCCGAGAGCAATTTCTTTATGGCTTCAGGTTGATCCCCTGCGGGTTCAAAATCTGACTTTAACTGATAGGGAACTTCCATATTACTTTTTAAAGCTTCTCCACATCCAGTACACAATCAAGTAATCCACACCAGTGAAGCACTTATTCCCTGTGGAATTAAAATTGCCATCTAAGCGCAATTGATTATGCTTCCACTCTATAGACTTGTATGGGCGTGCATAAACGGGAACAAACTCAGTAGCTTCCTCTCTAGCTTCTAACTTAACGTATGACCCCATTTTGCTCGCCGTATCTAGTGAACCTAAGGTGGGGTATTGACGTAAATCCAAGGGGAATGTTTCAAGGTTCTGCATCACTATCACATCGACTTCGTCAAGATCATAAACACCAATACCATGGCCCACTAATTTGGAAAAAGGATTGTTTTGATTGCTATAAAACTTCTCAAGATTCTCAAAGCTTTTTTTGTAAAAATCTGATTTTGATGCCGTGAAGCCATTATAGATCTTCAAGTAATTTAACCACGAACTCGAGTGTGTCGGAAACTCTAAATTAAAACTTCTGTAAGCTTGTCTTTGTACAAAATATGGATAAGACAAGTGCTCTAACTGAAGGTAGATCAGTTCTAACTCTGCACGTAAATTACCTCCAAAACAACGACGACCTAAATCAATCATAGATATCATGGACAAACGACGATTGTTGTACACTTGCCAGGAGTTGGGTTTTAAATCACTATAGGGAACTTCAACATCGTTTTGATCATGCAGTGTGAAATTATTCTTCATAAAGTGTTTAAAGATTATTTTTAGATGATCTTTAACATCCTCTCTCAGCTGAGGTACTTTATCGTATACAATTTGATAAGCAAAAAACAACTGTACATACACATTTTCATGACATTCGTTATTTAAGATCAAAGTTTTTTCTTCATCGTAACGAACTTTCACGGGTAAATAACCGTCCATACCATTGGCCTCATCGACCTGAATAAAACTATGAAAAAGTTGCTTCACAAATGCAAGATCTTTTTCATCTTTCGTGACATCATATTTAAACGCCATGGCGGCGAGTAAATGACAATTAAGATCCACTCTTAATTCATCCC includes:
- the uvrB gene encoding excinuclease ABC subunit UvrB — encoded protein: MEVPYQLKSDFEPAGDQPEAIKKLLSGLESSQQFQTLLGVTGSGKTFTVANIVEQAGRPVLILAQNKTLAAQLFSEFKHFFPKNRVEYFVSYFDYYQPEAYIPQTDTYIAKDSSVNDEIEKFRLSATCSLLERRDVIVIASVSCIYGLGDPEMLTRMSVKLAVGDEMDRDELIHLLIESRYERNDTAPSRGEFSVSGDVVNIFPSYKDDYIRIEFFGDEIDEISLRDELNHNVLEGMSHTLIFPASHFATSKDRLEKMVPQVLEELDDQVSKFENEGKLVEAQRIYQRTNYDMEMVAELGYCQGIENYSRYVTGRPIGSRPFTLIDFFPDDYLTIVDESHVTIPQFRAMYNGDKSRKSSLVEHGFRLPSALDNRPMKFEEFEAKMGQTVFVSATPANYEIDKSSDVVELVVRPTGLVDPVVEIRPLKGQVDDLLAEIRDRSKKNERVIVTCLTKKTSEDLSDYLQDLGVKCTYIHSGIDTIERIEILRELRSGEIDVVIGINLLREGMDLPEVSLVAVLDADKEGFLRSTTALLQIAGRAARNANGSCILYADTMTGSMRRFLDETGKRREKQMQYNEEHGITPQTIIRKEQESLFSGGSSVPGKRKNKKESILELREEDISEELLRDLKNEMIKAAEALEFERAAELRDKIKELKEKLY
- a CDS encoding DUF3500 domain-containing protein, which gives rise to MKKLFLLSLFTLNSALFGHGFDEWYQELNEEQKALVSKEFNSSERTQWHYVPMKERKGLAISAMSQEQSDEMFHIMAHVFSKQGINKVKAVIEMEKILREVEGDHRDPKKFYFTLFGKMNQGKWGFSFEGHHISVNFTFNDKELISGTPLFFGANPAKIFKNSSSTLKEGERPLAFAEDAAFDLVKSFDSKQKALAHKEKVQMRDMKEGKKAFPGEYDKDGIKWPQLKASQQQALMTLINQAYINDLNEHYASQVMKEIEQDKNNIRFTYYGGTNLQEPHHYQIIGSDIVLLLFNTQNGTQKTPVNHVHQIWRSRKSDFGGK
- a CDS encoding DUF3293 domain-containing protein — translated: MDDLIQAYKETDYLVPEFDLCIKIDQCGEDLLSFCDSRKVESWALITAHNPYSKLLSKEENQKRNEALSADLKAYKYHFALGKGRDTDWPIEDSFFILNITLEQALLLTKKYEQNAMVYGLRQSAAKLILNKDFK